A region from the Microcoleus sp. FACHB-672 genome encodes:
- the aroQ gene encoding type II 3-dehydroquinate dehydratase, whose translation MLSILVLHGPNLNLLGQREPGVYGSVTLDEINRLLENEAGALGSKVSTLQSNHEGVIVDAIHSASGNHQGILINAGAYTHTSVAIRDAIAAVAIPTVEVHLSNIYRREAFRHHSFIAPVAIGQISGFGADSYRLGLHALLVHLRKDEA comes from the coding sequence CTGTTAAGTATCCTTGTGCTGCATGGGCCAAATCTAAACCTCCTGGGTCAGCGAGAACCGGGAGTTTATGGCTCTGTAACTTTAGATGAAATCAACCGCCTACTAGAAAATGAGGCAGGAGCGCTAGGATCGAAAGTCTCTACGCTACAGTCGAATCATGAAGGCGTAATTGTGGATGCCATTCATTCGGCATCTGGCAATCATCAAGGGATTTTAATTAATGCAGGTGCTTATACCCATACCAGTGTGGCGATTCGAGATGCAATCGCCGCGGTGGCGATTCCTACGGTAGAAGTGCACCTAAGTAACATTTACCGCCGAGAAGCTTTTCGTCACCACTCCTTTATTGCGCCTGTGGCTATCGGACAGATCAGTGGCTTTGGCGCAGACAGTTATCGCCTCGGTTTACACGCTCTGCTGGTCCATCTGAGAAAGGATGAAGCATGA
- a CDS encoding competence/damage-inducible protein A, which yields MSAEIICVGTELLLGDILNSNAQFLAQQLAQLGIPHYFQTVVGDNPDRLKQVLAIACERSGVLIFTGGLGPTPDDLTHETLADFFGVPLVERPEILEDIAQKYAQRGRTMAPSNRKQALIPRGAEILPNPAGTAPGIIWQPRNGLSILTFPGVPGEMYGMWRETAVPYLKSQGWGQEIIYSRTLKFWGIAESTLAEKVSAFLNLPNPTVAPYASRGEVKLRLSARAGSEMEAIELITPVEKQLQQIAGLDYYGADDETLPVVVGRLLQNAGETLVVAESCTGGGLGQMLTEVAGSSNYFLGGVISYDNQVKISLLGVNSEDLDQFGAVSDTVAKQMAGGVRSRLVAGWGLSITGIAGPGGGSETKPVGLVYIGLAGSAGEVESFEYRFGPLRDRALIRHVSACAALDHLRRKLLSRQPLENFVP from the coding sequence ATGAGTGCTGAAATTATCTGTGTCGGCACAGAACTTCTACTGGGCGACATTCTCAATAGCAATGCCCAATTTCTGGCCCAACAACTGGCCCAACTGGGAATCCCGCACTATTTTCAAACGGTGGTGGGAGATAATCCAGACCGGCTTAAACAAGTATTGGCCATTGCTTGCGAACGATCAGGGGTGCTGATTTTTACCGGCGGTCTTGGCCCAACGCCGGATGACCTCACCCATGAAACGTTAGCCGACTTTTTTGGTGTGCCTCTAGTTGAACGTCCTGAGATTCTAGAAGATATCGCTCAGAAATACGCCCAACGTGGGCGAACAATGGCTCCCAGCAACCGCAAACAAGCGTTAATTCCACGCGGAGCTGAAATTTTACCCAATCCAGCAGGCACTGCCCCAGGCATCATCTGGCAACCCCGTAACGGCTTAAGCATTCTGACTTTTCCCGGTGTGCCTGGGGAGATGTATGGGATGTGGAGAGAAACTGCTGTGCCTTATTTAAAAAGTCAGGGGTGGGGTCAAGAAATTATTTACAGCCGGACGTTAAAGTTTTGGGGCATTGCTGAATCGACCTTGGCGGAAAAAGTCTCTGCGTTTCTTAATTTACCAAACCCGACGGTTGCGCCTTATGCAAGTCGGGGGGAGGTGAAATTGCGGCTTTCAGCTCGTGCCGGCTCAGAAATGGAGGCAATTGAGCTAATTACGCCCGTTGAGAAGCAACTGCAACAAATTGCGGGACTTGACTATTACGGGGCAGATGACGAGACTCTCCCGGTCGTGGTGGGCCGGCTGTTACAGAATGCCGGTGAAACGCTGGTTGTGGCCGAGTCCTGTACCGGCGGTGGACTTGGGCAAATGCTGACTGAGGTAGCCGGCAGTTCTAATTATTTCCTTGGCGGTGTCATTTCCTATGACAATCAAGTGAAAATTTCTCTCTTAGGTGTGAATTCTGAAGATTTAGATCAGTTTGGTGCCGTTAGCGATACAGTGGCCAAGCAAATGGCCGGCGGCGTCCGATCTAGATTGGTTGCGGGTTGGGGGCTAAGTATCACCGGCATTGCTGGGCCTGGAGGGGGGAGCGAGACTAAACCTGTAGGCTTAGTTTATATTGGTCTAGCTGGGTCTGCCGGTGAAGTGGAAAGTTTTGAATACCGATTTGGTCCGCTACGGGATCGGGCTTTAATTCGCCACGTCAGCGCCTGCGCGGCCCTCGACCACCTGCGACGAAAATTGTTAAGCCGGCAGCCTCTCGAAAATTTCGTTCCTTGA
- a CDS encoding glycosyltransferase family 4 protein — protein sequence MPYHLYHLLAFLVSTLVVLWSTPVVKTIGLKSGRVDPPGGRKVHQRPMVRLGGVSIFAGTVIALLVVWGLGGFVDASGEILNRDQEYEIWGVTLGGIAFFLIGLADDLFGLSPISRLLMQSAVATMSWMAGVSIDFLTIPFTGLTQLGILSLPITVIWLVGMANAINWIDGLDGLAAGVSGIAAVVMLFVSLFMKQPAAALIAAALAGGALGFLRYNFNPAQIFMGDGGAYFMGFTLAGVGVIGLVKGTAVTAVLMPYLILAVPILDMSAVILSRLRNGKSPFTADKRHLHHRLLEAGLSHRLTVLFIYALTLWVGSLALAFSGIPSGIAYASGATALLSYASWRVWKHARQS from the coding sequence ATGCCTTACCATCTGTACCACTTGCTCGCCTTTCTGGTGTCCACCCTCGTTGTCCTGTGGAGCACGCCAGTTGTCAAAACAATCGGTCTTAAAAGTGGCCGCGTAGACCCACCGGGCGGACGTAAAGTCCATCAGCGCCCAATGGTGCGCTTGGGAGGAGTATCTATTTTTGCCGGCACTGTTATAGCACTCCTTGTAGTTTGGGGGTTAGGAGGTTTTGTAGACGCCAGTGGCGAGATTCTCAATCGCGATCAAGAGTATGAAATCTGGGGCGTTACCCTGGGCGGAATTGCTTTTTTTCTCATTGGTTTGGCAGATGACTTGTTTGGCCTTTCGCCTATCAGCCGGCTGTTGATGCAATCAGCAGTTGCCACAATGTCTTGGATGGCTGGCGTCAGTATTGATTTTCTGACAATTCCATTCACCGGACTCACCCAACTGGGTATCCTGAGTCTGCCCATTACCGTGATTTGGTTGGTCGGCATGGCCAATGCCATCAACTGGATTGACGGTTTGGATGGATTAGCTGCCGGTGTCTCTGGCATTGCCGCTGTTGTCATGCTGTTCGTCAGTTTGTTCATGAAACAACCGGCAGCTGCCTTGATCGCAGCAGCTTTAGCCGGTGGAGCACTGGGTTTTCTGCGCTACAACTTCAACCCAGCTCAGATTTTTATGGGAGATGGAGGAGCCTATTTTATGGGCTTCACCCTGGCCGGCGTTGGCGTCATAGGTTTAGTTAAAGGCACCGCTGTTACCGCTGTGTTGATGCCCTACCTCATTCTGGCCGTCCCGATTTTGGATATGTCTGCTGTCATTCTGTCTCGCTTACGCAATGGCAAATCGCCTTTCACTGCCGATAAACGTCACCTGCATCACCGGCTGCTAGAAGCCGGTTTGTCCCACAGATTAACGGTTCTGTTTATTTACGCCCTCACTTTATGGGTGGGGAGTTTAGCCCTCGCTTTTTCCGGGATACCGAGTGGCATCGCTTACGCATCGGGTGCGACCGCATTACTAAGCTATGCTAGCTGGCGAGTTTGGAAGCACGCCCGGCAATCTTAA
- the glyA gene encoding serine hydroxymethyltransferase encodes MTQTNFDFLAKSDPDVAGFIEQELHRQQDHLELIASENFTSPAVLSAQGSVLTNKYAEGLPGKRYYGGCEFVDKIEQLAIDRAKQLFGAAHANVQPHSGAQANFAVFLTLLEPGDTIMGMDLSHGGHLTHGSPVNVSGKWFNVCHYGVSPETEQLDYDQIRELALQHRPKLLICGYSAYPRVIQFDKFRAIADEIGAYLLADIAHIAGLVATGHHPNPISHCHVVTTTTHKTLRGPRGGLILTGDAELGKKLDKSVFPGTQGGPLEHVIAGKAVAFGEALKPEFKTYSGQVIENARALAAQLQKRGIKIVSGGTDNHLMLLDLRSVGMTGKQADQLVSAVNITANKNTVPFDPESPFVTSGLRLGSPAMTTRGMGSVEFTEIADIIADRLLNPEDEAIAQDCRRRVGSLCERFPLYPHLNSPVPALV; translated from the coding sequence GTGACTCAGACTAATTTTGACTTCCTCGCCAAGAGCGATCCAGATGTTGCCGGCTTCATCGAGCAAGAACTCCATCGGCAGCAGGATCACTTGGAACTTATTGCAAGTGAAAACTTTACCTCACCGGCAGTTCTGTCCGCCCAAGGCTCAGTCTTAACAAACAAGTATGCCGAAGGCTTGCCCGGTAAACGCTATTACGGCGGTTGTGAATTTGTTGACAAAATCGAGCAATTAGCCATCGACCGGGCTAAACAGCTTTTCGGTGCCGCCCACGCTAACGTGCAACCCCACTCAGGCGCACAAGCAAATTTTGCCGTTTTCCTCACCCTGCTCGAGCCTGGGGACACCATTATGGGGATGGATCTCTCACACGGGGGACATTTAACCCACGGTTCTCCAGTGAATGTGTCCGGCAAATGGTTCAACGTCTGTCACTACGGAGTCAGCCCGGAAACAGAGCAGCTAGACTACGACCAGATCCGGGAATTGGCGCTGCAACACCGGCCTAAATTACTGATTTGTGGCTATTCAGCTTATCCCCGCGTCATTCAGTTTGACAAATTCCGGGCCATTGCCGATGAAATCGGTGCCTACTTGCTGGCGGATATCGCCCACATCGCCGGCTTAGTTGCAACCGGCCACCACCCCAACCCCATCTCCCACTGCCACGTCGTCACTACCACCACGCACAAAACCCTGCGTGGCCCTCGCGGCGGTTTAATCCTCACTGGCGATGCTGAACTCGGGAAGAAACTTGATAAATCCGTGTTCCCTGGCACCCAAGGCGGGCCGCTAGAACACGTGATTGCCGGTAAAGCAGTTGCTTTCGGTGAAGCTCTCAAACCAGAATTTAAAACCTATTCTGGCCAAGTGATTGAAAATGCCCGCGCCCTCGCCGCGCAATTGCAAAAACGAGGCATCAAAATTGTTTCAGGCGGCACCGATAACCACCTGATGCTCCTCGATTTGCGTTCTGTTGGCATGACCGGCAAGCAAGCTGACCAGTTAGTGAGCGCAGTCAACATTACAGCCAATAAAAATACTGTTCCCTTTGACCCTGAATCGCCGTTTGTCACCAGTGGTTTACGCCTTGGTTCGCCGGCGATGACTACACGCGGCATGGGAAGTGTGGAATTCACAGAAATTGCTGACATTATTGCGGATCGCTTACTGAATCCGGAAGATGAAGCTATTGCCCAAGATTGCCGTCGGCGAGTGGGTTCTTTGTGCGAGCGTTTCCCCCTGTATCCCCACCTAAATAGTCCTGTGCCTGCTTTAGTCTAA
- a CDS encoding Tic20 family protein translates to MSWRGSTTVSDRIFASLPYLLPLIDGIAFGQFLFAQFPPLQLIFLPLLPLLKIYSTVPFAGLIIFFALFLLVVRNEKISHFIRFNTMQAILLDIVLMLCGIILPILTGGLQIRFVMETLSNMIFLGVLAAFIYGVVQSAMGRYAEIPTISEAVHMQVR, encoded by the coding sequence ATGTCTTGGCGCGGCTCTACGACTGTTTCAGATCGAATTTTTGCTAGCCTGCCTTATCTGCTTCCCCTCATTGATGGGATAGCCTTTGGACAGTTTTTGTTTGCACAGTTTCCACCCCTACAGTTGATTTTCCTACCGTTGCTACCCTTGTTGAAGATTTATAGCACAGTTCCCTTCGCCGGCTTGATTATTTTCTTTGCCTTGTTTCTTCTTGTGGTTAGAAACGAAAAGATCAGTCACTTTATTCGTTTCAACACGATGCAGGCAATTTTGTTAGATATCGTTTTGATGCTGTGCGGGATAATTTTGCCAATTTTAACAGGTGGTCTCCAAATCCGATTTGTTATGGAAACGCTATCTAACATGATATTTCTGGGTGTGTTGGCAGCCTTTATTTATGGCGTCGTGCAGTCGGCGATGGGGCGCTATGCAGAAATCCCGACGATTTCCGAGGCAGTTCATATGCAAGTGCGTTAG
- a CDS encoding fumarylacetoacetate hydrolase family protein: MAQRYVRVQTAQGQIHYGLLQLSRGVQLLDAPPWLKGQPTDLHLEPDNYQILAPCAPSKIVAVGKNYVDHAAEMGTPVPAEPLLFLKPPTAVIATETPIIYPPQSKRVDYEGELALIIGEPCADCTPEQTQNKIWGYTIANDVTARDLQQQDGQWTRAKGFNTFCPLGPWIVRELSPGARLQTFVNNSAHPVQSSSIDRMVFPPDVLVSYISQIMTLLPGDVVLTGTPQGVGPLQIGDRVRIEIEGIGALENTVVARPSSSRP; encoded by the coding sequence ATGGCACAGCGCTACGTCCGCGTCCAAACAGCACAGGGACAGATTCACTATGGTTTATTACAACTAAGCCGAGGCGTTCAGTTACTTGATGCGCCTCCCTGGTTAAAAGGGCAACCTACTGACTTGCACTTAGAACCCGATAATTACCAAATTCTCGCTCCCTGTGCTCCTTCCAAAATTGTTGCAGTTGGCAAAAATTATGTCGATCATGCTGCCGAAATGGGCACACCCGTGCCGGCAGAACCCCTCTTATTCTTGAAACCACCAACTGCTGTTATCGCCACCGAAACACCGATCATCTATCCCCCCCAGTCAAAGCGGGTAGATTACGAAGGAGAACTGGCCCTGATTATTGGCGAACCCTGTGCCGACTGCACCCCAGAACAGACACAAAATAAAATTTGGGGTTACACGATCGCCAACGATGTCACTGCTAGGGATTTGCAGCAGCAGGACGGGCAGTGGACACGAGCCAAAGGATTTAATACCTTTTGCCCCCTTGGGCCGTGGATCGTCCGAGAATTGAGTCCTGGCGCACGTTTGCAAACCTTTGTGAATAACAGCGCTCACCCGGTGCAGTCCTCCTCGATTGATCGGATGGTTTTTCCACCGGATGTCTTGGTATCCTATATCTCTCAAATCATGACTCTTCTGCCCGGAGATGTGGTACTCACCGGCACACCACAAGGCGTTGGGCCATTGCAAATTGGTGATCGGGTTCGCATCGAAATAGAAGGGATTGGCGCGCTGGAAAATACTGTGGTGGCACGGCCATCGTCGAGCCGGCCATAA
- the rpsF gene encoding 30S ribosomal protein S6, with translation MNYIYETMYILRPDMGEELTEQAIAKYQKILRDNGAEPVDTQHRGKRRLAYEILNYREGIYIQMNYQAPGTVVALLERAMRLSDEVIRYLTIKQEVTEPKAEPAASTATATATPAPVAV, from the coding sequence ATGAACTACATTTACGAAACCATGTACATCTTGCGTCCAGATATGGGCGAAGAGCTAACAGAACAAGCAATTGCCAAGTACCAAAAGATTCTGCGCGATAACGGAGCAGAGCCGGTGGATACTCAGCATCGGGGCAAGCGCCGCTTAGCCTACGAAATCCTGAATTACCGGGAAGGCATTTATATTCAAATGAACTACCAGGCACCAGGAACCGTCGTGGCGCTGCTGGAGCGAGCGATGCGTTTGAGTGATGAAGTTATTCGTTATCTGACGATCAAACAGGAAGTAACTGAGCCGAAGGCAGAACCAGCCGCGAGCACTGCCACAGCTACAGCTACACCCGCACCCGTCGCCGTTTAA
- a CDS encoding 5-(carboxyamino)imidazole ribonucleotide synthase: MVIERVGIIGGGQLAWMMAGAAEKLGVKLIIQTPNQSDPAVAIAADTILAPIDDAEATAQLASRCDVITFENEFVNLDALMPLAEQGVCFRPSLQVLAPLLDKYHQRSYMRDLGLPVPKFFALEEKSSPQAPTPQINPSDFPLVMKARRHGYDGQGTAIVKTQSELEATWEEWKYVPVMLEEFVAFEQELAVIAARSTAGEIAIYPIVETQQENQVCRRVIVPAHIEPKTIAEIQEIARTLLENLQAVGIFGIELFLTAAGQVLINEIAPRTHNSGHFSLDAGETSQFEQHLRAVCDLPLGNPNLSCAGALMVNLLGYERSQNPYLAKRQKLAEIPQAHVHWYGKTESRPGRKLGHVTVLQNSPSAHLRQDSLKLAQICDSIWYG, translated from the coding sequence ATGGTAATTGAGCGAGTCGGAATCATTGGCGGCGGACAGTTGGCTTGGATGATGGCGGGTGCTGCCGAGAAATTGGGCGTGAAATTAATCATTCAAACGCCCAATCAGAGTGATCCAGCCGTTGCTATTGCTGCGGATACTATTTTGGCACCCATTGATGATGCCGAAGCCACCGCGCAGCTAGCCAGCCGGTGCGACGTGATCACCTTTGAGAATGAATTTGTTAACCTAGACGCCTTAATGCCTCTAGCCGAACAAGGCGTTTGCTTCCGCCCCAGCCTGCAAGTTTTAGCACCCCTGCTAGACAAATACCACCAGCGCTCCTATATGCGGGATTTAGGACTGCCGGTGCCCAAATTTTTCGCTTTAGAAGAAAAATCAAGCCCTCAAGCACCGACTCCCCAAATCAACCCCTCGGATTTCCCGCTGGTGATGAAAGCCCGTCGGCATGGTTATGATGGCCAAGGCACTGCAATCGTCAAAACCCAATCCGAGCTAGAAGCCACTTGGGAGGAATGGAAATATGTGCCGGTGATGCTAGAGGAGTTCGTAGCCTTTGAGCAAGAATTAGCAGTTATTGCCGCTCGTTCCACTGCCGGGGAAATTGCAATTTACCCGATTGTGGAAACCCAGCAAGAAAATCAAGTGTGTCGGCGTGTGATTGTGCCGGCTCATATTGAGCCAAAAACAATAGCAGAGATTCAAGAAATTGCCCGCACCCTTTTAGAAAACTTGCAGGCAGTTGGCATCTTTGGCATTGAACTATTTTTAACTGCCGCTGGACAGGTGCTGATCAATGAAATTGCCCCCCGCACCCACAATTCTGGTCATTTCTCCCTTGATGCCGGTGAAACGTCCCAATTTGAACAGCATCTCAGAGCCGTTTGCGATCTCCCCTTGGGAAATCCAAATTTGAGTTGTGCCGGTGCTTTGATGGTGAACCTGTTGGGTTATGAGCGTTCCCAAAACCCCTACCTTGCCAAACGGCAAAAACTGGCTGAGATTCCTCAAGCTCATGTCCACTGGTACGGCAAGACAGAATCGCGCCCTGGACGTAAATTGGGGCACGTTACTGTTTTGCAAAATTCCCCATCCGCCCACCTGCGGCAAGACAGTCTGAAGCTAGCCCAGATTTGCGACTCAATTTGGTACGGTTGA
- a CDS encoding pentapeptide repeat-containing protein: protein MIFRRLAAFLLALICLCRPSPAQALDYPPPLSFSNAQLSRRDFSGQTLQVAEFSNANLEFTNFADADLRGAIFSASVLTKANFHGVDLTNAMVDRVNLNGVDLSDAVLVETILLQSIFNNTNIAGADFTDAMLDGAQVKELCAKASGVNSKTGVSTRDSLGCR, encoded by the coding sequence ATGATTTTTCGGCGACTGGCTGCATTTCTACTCGCACTGATTTGTTTGTGCCGGCCCTCTCCAGCTCAAGCACTAGACTATCCCCCGCCTCTCTCGTTTAGTAACGCTCAACTTAGCCGGCGAGATTTTTCTGGGCAAACTCTGCAAGTGGCAGAATTTTCTAATGCCAATCTGGAATTTACTAACTTTGCCGATGCCGACTTACGGGGTGCAATCTTTAGTGCCTCTGTCTTAACAAAAGCTAATTTTCACGGTGTAGATTTAACCAACGCAATGGTGGATCGGGTCAACCTTAACGGCGTCGATTTAAGCGATGCGGTTTTGGTAGAAACCATTTTGCTGCAATCAATCTTTAACAATACAAACATCGCCGGCGCTGATTTCACAGATGCCATGCTTGACGGCGCTCAAGTTAAAGAACTCTGCGCTAAAGCTTCCGGTGTTAACTCAAAAACCGGCGTGTCCACTCGTGACTCATTGGGGTGCCGGTAA
- a CDS encoding phage holin family protein has protein sequence MPNFLITWLVAASSLVFTSYVVPGMEVQTFTAAAIAAVVLGLANAIVRPLLVVLTLPVTILTLGLFLFVVNALTLQLVGAVTPGFIVGNIFSALMGSVVLSFVSGAVSKFVQPVPNSPQIGSRGVDSLPDSASNPK, from the coding sequence ATGCCAAACTTTCTAATAACTTGGTTAGTTGCAGCCAGCTCCCTGGTTTTTACCTCCTATGTTGTACCGGGCATGGAAGTTCAAACTTTTACGGCTGCCGCCATTGCAGCAGTTGTCTTGGGCTTAGCCAATGCAATTGTCAGACCGCTTTTGGTCGTTTTAACACTTCCCGTTACAATTTTGACCTTGGGTTTGTTTTTGTTTGTGGTTAACGCCCTCACACTTCAGCTAGTCGGCGCAGTCACACCTGGCTTTATCGTTGGAAATATCTTTTCCGCCCTGATGGGTTCAGTCGTGCTGTCGTTTGTTTCCGGCGCAGTCAGCAAGTTTGTGCAGCCGGTGCCGAATTCACCTCAAATCGGCTCGCGTGGAGTTGATTCTTTGCCAGACTCAGCATCAAATCCCAAATAA
- the cobJ gene encoding precorrin-3B C(17)-methyltransferase gives MGLLLAEFQPLAAIATTPAGAKRLLSFCQSADATLWVPESLLDVVKTTGEQNTCPTIKAYTGSLKDHLANIWADHGAFVFSLAAGAVVRLIAPLLQHKSTDPAVVVLDEIGQFVISLCSGHQGGADQLARLIARQLGATPVLTGASAGLGLPAVDMLGFPFGWQRGEGDWTAVSAAVARGETVEVFQEAGSTLWQSHLPEGHPFYFDRGEERENAPPMSPAQIRITFKDQLLISPSPIPQIHWHPRVLWVGIGCERGTSRQLIETAIQQIFKTHHFALKAIAGIATIDIKADEVGIIELCQDWHLPIKTFPAKTLRGISVPTPSTIVEAEVGTPSVAEAAAIAAGNLFSNPLMPANNPLLISKQIYRDPEQPGAVTIAIAQSQQEYTGRIGTLFLIGTGPGKLDQMTPAAQTAVTQADAIIGYSLYIDLISPLLRAGQIVEALPITQERQRAERAIELANWGLTVAVVSSGDCGIYGMAGLVLEELRAQGWDGKAPAVQVFPGISALQSAASRVGAPLMHDFCAISLSDLLTPWDVIEKRLTAAAMADFVTALYNPRSLTRTEQIVSAQQIFLKHRHPNTPVAIVRSAYREDEEITITTLEQFNEIPINMLTTVLIGNSSTRTHADWMITPRGYLGFDAESGKESTPREPI, from the coding sequence ATGGGATTACTCTTGGCTGAGTTTCAGCCTTTAGCTGCAATTGCTACGACTCCTGCCGGCGCTAAACGCTTGCTGTCTTTCTGTCAGAGTGCTGATGCGACTCTGTGGGTGCCAGAATCCCTATTGGATGTTGTAAAGACGACAGGTGAGCAAAATACTTGTCCTACAATAAAAGCTTACACCGGCTCTCTTAAAGACCACTTGGCTAATATCTGGGCTGATCATGGGGCGTTTGTCTTCAGTCTGGCTGCCGGTGCGGTTGTTCGCCTCATTGCACCCCTTTTGCAGCATAAATCCACTGATCCAGCAGTTGTGGTTCTTGATGAAATCGGCCAGTTTGTGATCAGTTTATGTAGTGGACATCAAGGCGGCGCGGATCAACTGGCAAGGTTAATTGCAAGGCAACTGGGTGCAACTCCTGTTTTAACCGGCGCTTCTGCAGGATTAGGTTTGCCGGCAGTTGATATGCTGGGTTTTCCTTTTGGCTGGCAACGCGGTGAGGGAGATTGGACGGCTGTGAGTGCGGCAGTTGCACGCGGAGAAACTGTAGAAGTCTTTCAAGAAGCCGGTTCAACTCTCTGGCAATCTCACCTACCGGAAGGGCATCCCTTTTATTTTGATAGAGGGGAAGAAAGAGAAAATGCTCCCCCCATGTCCCCTGCCCAAATTAGGATTACTTTTAAAGATCAACTTCTAATATCCCCTTCCCCTATTCCACAAATACACTGGCATCCCAGAGTTTTATGGGTGGGAATCGGCTGTGAACGGGGAACGTCGAGACAATTAATTGAAACAGCGATTCAGCAAATATTTAAAACCCATCACTTCGCGTTAAAAGCGATTGCCGGCATCGCAACTATCGATATAAAAGCGGATGAAGTGGGAATTATTGAACTTTGCCAAGATTGGCACTTGCCGATAAAAACTTTCCCAGCAAAAACATTACGCGGCATCTCTGTTCCAACCCCTTCAACGATTGTAGAAGCAGAAGTTGGAACCCCCAGTGTTGCTGAAGCAGCAGCAATTGCAGCCGGCAATCTATTTTCTAATCCTTTAATGCCGGCAAACAATCCCCTATTAATTTCCAAACAAATTTACCGAGATCCAGAACAACCGGGTGCAGTTACGATTGCGATTGCTCAATCCCAGCAAGAATATACGGGACGTATCGGCACTCTATTTCTGATTGGTACAGGGCCGGGAAAACTCGATCAAATGACGCCAGCGGCTCAAACTGCTGTGACTCAAGCTGATGCCATCATCGGATATTCCCTGTATATCGACCTGATTTCCCCTCTACTGCGTGCCGGTCAAATCGTTGAAGCCCTCCCCATCACCCAAGAACGCCAACGTGCTGAACGCGCAATTGAGCTGGCAAATTGGGGTTTAACCGTTGCCGTTGTCTCATCAGGTGACTGCGGTATCTACGGCATGGCGGGTTTAGTCCTCGAAGAACTCCGCGCCCAAGGGTGGGATGGGAAAGCGCCGGCAGTCCAAGTTTTCCCTGGCATCAGTGCCCTACAATCCGCTGCTTCTCGCGTTGGCGCACCTCTAATGCACGACTTTTGCGCCATCAGCTTGAGCGATTTACTGACGCCTTGGGACGTCATAGAAAAGCGCCTTACAGCCGCCGCAATGGCAGACTTTGTAACAGCGCTTTACAATCCGCGCTCACTCACTCGAACTGAGCAGATTGTGAGCGCCCAGCAAATTTTCTTAAAACATCGTCATCCCAACACGCCGGTGGCTATCGTTCGCTCGGCCTATCGGGAGGATGAAGAAATTACAATCACTACCCTTGAGCAATTCAATGAAATACCCATTAACATGCTGACAACTGTGCTAATTGGCAACAGCAGCACCCGCACCCATGCTGATTGGATGATTACGCCAAGAGGTTATTTGGGATTTGATGCTGAGTCTGGCAAAGAATCAACTCCACGCGAGCCGATTTGA